The Alkalihalophilus pseudofirmus nucleotide sequence TTTCTAAAAAATCACCTTTTTGATTAATATGCATCGCACCAGCACCGTCTGCACCTAGCTCAAAAGCTAGGAGACCTTTACCTTCAGATACAGGCCCTAGCACTGCAGCACCTGCCCCGTCACCAAATAATACAGCCGTATTACGATCATCAAAATTAGTGATTTTTGATAATTTCTCGACACCAACGACTAGAACATGCTTATAAGCTCCTGTTTCAATAAATTGTTGTCCTGTTGCCAAGCCGTAAATAAATCCAGCACAAGCTGCACTGATATCCATTGCTGCAGCCTTACTTGCCCCAAGACGCTCTTGAATGAGCGAAGAAACAGTCGGAAATGGCATATCTGGAGTCACTGTAGCGACAAGAATCAAGTCAAGATCTTCGGCTGAAATATCTGCATGTGCTAACGCCTTTTCAGCTGCTTGAAATGCCATATCAGAGCTGTCTACATGGTCTGGTGCAAAGCGGCGCTCTTCAATTCCTGTACGAGTTTTAATCCACTCATCAGAAGTATCTACTTTCTTTTCAAGATCTGCGTTGGTCACTACCTGTTCACCAATGTAGCTTCCCATTCCATAAATCCCAGCTTTCACCATATGCTGATTCCCCCTTTATAAAAACCGCTACATAATTTACGAGTTATTATTAGTACCTGATACTAATTTTATCTTATTAAAATAAGTCTGTCTACAAAAATTAAGAAGTTCCTATTCATGTGAAAAGGGCATTTGTCCACACACATTAAAGGGACGATG carries:
- a CDS encoding beta-ketoacyl-ACP synthase III — its product is MKAGIYGMGSYIGEQVVTNADLEKKVDTSDEWIKTRTGIEERRFAPDHVDSSDMAFQAAEKALAHADISAEDLDLILVATVTPDMPFPTVSSLIQERLGASKAAAMDISAACAGFIYGLATGQQFIETGAYKHVLVVGVEKLSKITNFDDRNTAVLFGDGAGAAVLGPVSEGKGLLAFELGADGAGAMHINQKGDFLEMNGREVFKFAVRQMGESSLSVLKKAGLTKEDVDFLVPHQANIRIMEAARERLELPAEKMSKTVHKYGNTSSASIPMAMVDEINSGKIKDGDTLVLVGFGAGLVWGSVALRWGR